The following proteins are encoded in a genomic region of Methylibium petroleiphilum PM1:
- the rplI gene encoding 50S ribosomal protein L9, with the protein MQIILLEKVANLGNLGEVVKVKDGYARNFLIPSGAARRATETAVKEFEAKRIELEKAAAAKLAASQAEGEKLNGKTISITQKAGVDGRLFGSVTNHDIAEALGKAGFKVVKSQVRLPNGPLKTVGEHPVTVALHTDVVVDVNVTVVGETD; encoded by the coding sequence ATGCAAATCATCCTGCTCGAGAAGGTGGCCAACCTCGGCAACCTCGGTGAGGTCGTCAAGGTCAAGGACGGCTACGCACGCAATTTCCTGATCCCCAGCGGTGCTGCACGTCGTGCCACCGAAACGGCGGTCAAGGAATTCGAAGCCAAGCGCATCGAACTGGAAAAGGCTGCGGCTGCAAAGCTGGCCGCCTCCCAGGCCGAGGGCGAGAAGCTCAACGGCAAGACCATCAGCATCACGCAGAAGGCCGGCGTCGATGGCCGCCTGTTCGGTTCGGTCACCAACCACGATATCGCCGAAGCGCTGGGCAAGGCTGGCTTCAAGGTCGTGAAGTCGCAGGTGCGCCTGCCCAACGGTCCGCTGAAGACCGTGGGTGAGCATCCGGTGACGGTCGCCCTGCACACCGACGTGGTGGTCGACGTGAACGTGACGGTGGTCGGCGAGACCGACTGA
- the rpsR gene encoding 30S ribosomal protein S18 → MPPPRGKGRFGKDKRPKRNTQSLLFRRKRFCRFTVTGVTEIDYKDVDTLRDFIAENGKITPARLTGTRAFFQRQLSTCIKRARFLALLPYSDQHKS, encoded by the coding sequence ATGCCCCCGCCCCGTGGTAAAGGCCGTTTCGGCAAGGACAAGCGCCCGAAGCGCAACACCCAATCGCTGCTGTTCCGTCGCAAGCGCTTCTGCCGCTTCACGGTCACCGGCGTTACCGAGATCGACTACAAGGATGTCGACACGCTGCGCGACTTCATCGCCGAGAACGGCAAGATCACGCCCGCCCGCCTGACCGGCACGCGTGCCTTCTTCCAGCGTCAGCTGTCGACCTGCATCAAGCGCGCCCGCTTCCTGGCCCTGCTGCCGTACAGCGACCAGCACAAGTCCTGA
- the priB gene encoding primosomal replication protein N has protein sequence MNRVVLQAQLVERGVMRYTPAGLPALDLSLRHESQVTEAGHPRRVSLEIRAVGIGAVAEQLGKLAVGDTAGFAGFLGSHRNGKGVLLHITEFDAQPASL, from the coding sequence ATGAACCGCGTGGTTCTTCAGGCGCAGTTGGTGGAGCGGGGCGTGATGCGCTACACGCCCGCCGGTTTGCCGGCACTCGACTTGAGCCTGAGGCACGAGTCGCAAGTGACGGAAGCCGGGCACCCGCGCCGGGTCTCCCTGGAGATCCGGGCCGTGGGAATCGGGGCGGTGGCCGAGCAGCTCGGCAAGCTGGCGGTGGGAGACACCGCCGGGTTCGCCGGATTCCTCGGGTCCCACCGCAACGGCAAGGGCGTGCTGCTGCACATCACCGAATTCGACGCCCAGCCCGCTTCGCTTTGA
- a CDS encoding error-prone DNA polymerase: MPQPAHPKTPQPASPPPPPLHWTRPGLPAYAELHCRSNFSFLTGASHPQELVERAAQLGYAAIAITDECSVAGVVRAHAALKRLRENGNPPLPALIIGSEFTLAASPTAPGCRLVLLAKNREGYAQICGLITLGRGRSAKGHYQLSVDDLDALLAGQGHAAGVPDCLALLIPRRDEPHATLLAQARWLAGRCGERASIAVELLRWADDESFVERLLDASAASGLPLAAAGDVLMHVRSRKPLQDTLTAIRLKRRVADCGYALMRNAEQHLRSRLALAQLCRPEWLQRSVDLARACDFSLEQLKYEYPDEIVPAGETASSHLRRLTEEGACVRYPGGVPGMVQAQIEHEFALIFRKRYEAFFLTVHDVVRFARSEGILCQGRGSAANSAVCYCLGITEVDPTQTPLLFERFISEERGEAPDIDVDFEHERREEVIQYIYGKYGTHRTALAAALATYRVRGAVREVGKALGLDGQRIDRLAKSHQWFDGHEALPARLVEAGFDPDAPVTRQWLALSAALIGFPRHLSQHVGGFVIARDALSRLVPIENAAMKDRRVIQWDKDDLESLGLLKVDVLALGMLSALKRALALITDWRGPPPGANGGAPISPSWRMQDIPRDDIATYEMIQEADTVGVFQIESRAQQSMLPRLKPSEFYDLVVQVAIVRPGPISGGMVHPYLKQRDLQRRGLRPPPAYPALEQALERTLGVPIFQEQVMQICMIAADFSGGDADELRRAMAAWKRKGGLQQFHQRIVGRMVEKNYDREFAERIFQQIKGFGEYGFPESHAYSFALLAYLSAWLKCHEPAIFLAALLNSQPMGFYAPSQLVQDARRHAVEVRPVDVGHSGWDCTLEPASPGSTPCAARSLQPAVRLGLRLVSGFSEAAADRIVAARAVSTFASLDDLARRAGLDPQALQVLARADALQSLAGHRRQQAWHASGQPRRTALLAGATHREDPLVLPAPPEAEEITLDYASTQLTLRRHPLALLRPRLVQRGWRNARELGALKDGCRVWACGIVVGRQQPETAKGTIFVTLEDETGSVNVIVWKGVRERFRQALLASRLLAVAGEWQRSPEGVTHLLARRLVDMTPWLGRLATSSRDFH, encoded by the coding sequence ATGCCGCAACCAGCCCATCCCAAGACGCCGCAGCCGGCGTCGCCTCCGCCGCCGCCGCTGCACTGGACGCGACCCGGGCTGCCGGCCTACGCGGAGCTGCACTGCCGCTCGAACTTCAGCTTCCTGACCGGCGCCTCGCACCCACAGGAGTTGGTGGAGCGCGCCGCCCAGCTCGGCTATGCGGCGATCGCGATCACCGACGAGTGCTCGGTGGCCGGCGTGGTGCGGGCGCATGCGGCGCTGAAGCGGCTGCGCGAGAACGGCAACCCGCCGTTGCCGGCCCTGATCATCGGTAGCGAGTTCACGCTCGCGGCCTCGCCCACCGCACCGGGCTGCCGCCTGGTGCTGCTGGCGAAGAACCGCGAAGGCTATGCCCAGATCTGTGGTCTCATCACGCTCGGTCGCGGCCGCAGCGCCAAGGGGCACTACCAACTGAGCGTCGACGACCTCGATGCGCTGCTGGCCGGCCAGGGCCATGCCGCCGGCGTGCCCGACTGCCTGGCGCTGCTGATCCCACGCCGCGACGAGCCTCACGCCACCCTGCTCGCGCAGGCCCGTTGGCTGGCGGGCCGCTGCGGCGAGCGCGCCTCGATCGCGGTCGAGCTGCTGCGCTGGGCCGACGACGAGTCCTTCGTGGAGCGCCTGCTCGACGCATCGGCCGCCTCCGGCCTGCCACTGGCGGCGGCGGGCGACGTGCTGATGCACGTGCGCTCGCGCAAGCCGCTGCAGGACACGCTGACCGCGATCCGCCTGAAGCGCCGCGTCGCCGACTGCGGCTACGCGCTGATGCGCAACGCCGAGCAGCACCTGCGCTCGCGGCTGGCGCTGGCGCAGCTCTGCCGTCCCGAGTGGCTGCAGCGCAGCGTGGACCTCGCGCGGGCCTGCGACTTCTCGCTGGAGCAGCTGAAGTACGAGTATCCGGACGAGATCGTGCCGGCCGGCGAGACGGCCAGCAGCCACCTGCGGCGCCTGACCGAGGAAGGGGCCTGCGTGCGCTATCCCGGCGGCGTGCCTGGCATGGTGCAGGCGCAGATCGAACACGAGTTCGCGCTGATCTTCCGCAAGCGCTACGAGGCCTTCTTCCTCACCGTTCACGACGTGGTGCGCTTCGCCCGCTCCGAGGGCATCCTGTGCCAGGGTCGCGGCTCGGCCGCCAATTCGGCGGTCTGCTACTGCCTGGGCATCACCGAGGTCGACCCGACGCAGACCCCACTGCTGTTCGAGCGCTTCATCAGCGAGGAGCGCGGTGAGGCGCCCGACATCGACGTCGACTTCGAACACGAGCGGCGCGAGGAAGTCATCCAGTACATCTACGGCAAGTACGGCACGCACCGCACCGCACTGGCCGCCGCACTGGCGACCTACCGCGTGCGCGGTGCGGTGCGCGAGGTCGGCAAGGCGTTGGGGCTGGACGGGCAGCGCATCGACCGCCTCGCGAAGAGCCACCAGTGGTTCGACGGGCATGAGGCTCTGCCCGCCCGGCTGGTCGAGGCCGGCTTCGATCCGGACGCCCCGGTCACCCGGCAGTGGCTGGCACTGAGCGCCGCGCTGATCGGCTTTCCGCGGCACCTGTCGCAGCACGTCGGCGGATTCGTCATCGCGCGGGACGCGCTGTCGCGCCTGGTGCCGATCGAGAACGCCGCGATGAAGGACCGCCGCGTGATCCAGTGGGACAAGGACGATCTTGAGTCGCTGGGGCTGCTGAAGGTCGACGTGCTGGCGCTGGGCATGCTGAGTGCGCTGAAGCGCGCGCTCGCGCTGATCACCGACTGGCGCGGCCCGCCGCCCGGCGCCAACGGCGGCGCACCCATATCCCCGTCATGGCGGATGCAGGACATCCCGCGCGATGACATCGCCACCTACGAAATGATCCAGGAAGCTGACACCGTGGGCGTGTTCCAGATCGAGAGCCGGGCCCAGCAGAGCATGCTGCCTCGCTTGAAGCCAAGTGAGTTCTACGACCTCGTGGTGCAGGTCGCGATCGTGCGGCCGGGCCCGATCAGCGGCGGCATGGTGCATCCCTACCTGAAGCAGCGTGATCTGCAGCGCCGGGGCCTGCGCCCGCCACCGGCCTACCCAGCGCTCGAGCAGGCGCTCGAGCGCACGCTGGGCGTTCCGATCTTCCAGGAGCAGGTGATGCAGATCTGCATGATCGCGGCCGATTTCAGCGGCGGCGATGCCGACGAACTGCGCCGCGCGATGGCGGCCTGGAAACGCAAGGGCGGCTTGCAGCAATTCCACCAGCGCATCGTCGGTCGCATGGTGGAAAAGAACTACGACCGCGAGTTCGCCGAGCGCATCTTCCAGCAGATCAAGGGCTTCGGCGAGTACGGCTTCCCGGAGAGCCACGCCTACAGCTTCGCGCTGCTGGCCTACCTGAGCGCCTGGCTCAAGTGCCACGAGCCGGCGATCTTCCTGGCCGCGCTGCTGAACTCGCAACCGATGGGCTTCTACGCACCGTCGCAGCTGGTCCAGGACGCACGGCGCCACGCGGTCGAAGTGCGCCCGGTCGACGTGGGCCACAGCGGCTGGGACTGCACGCTCGAGCCGGCGTCACCGGGCAGCACGCCCTGCGCGGCACGCTCGCTGCAGCCCGCCGTGCGCCTGGGGCTGCGCCTCGTCTCCGGCTTCAGCGAGGCGGCCGCCGACCGCATCGTGGCTGCCCGCGCTGTGTCGACATTCGCCAGCCTCGACGACCTGGCGCGGCGCGCCGGGCTCGATCCCCAGGCCCTGCAGGTGCTGGCCCGCGCCGACGCACTGCAGAGCCTGGCCGGCCACCGCCGGCAACAGGCGTGGCATGCGAGTGGCCAGCCCCGCCGCACCGCCCTGCTCGCCGGTGCGACGCATCGCGAAGACCCGCTCGTCCTGCCCGCGCCGCCCGAGGCCGAGGAGATCACGCTCGACTACGCCAGCACCCAGCTCACGCTGCGCCGCCATCCGCTGGCGCTGCTGCGTCCGCGACTCGTACAGCGTGGCTGGCGCAACGCGCGGGAGCTCGGTGCCCTGAAGGATGGCTGCCGCGTCTGGGCCTGCGGCATCGTCGTCGGCCGCCAGCAGCCCGAGACCGCCAAGGGCACGATCTTCGTCACGCTGGAAGACGAGACCGGCTCGGTCAACGTGATCGTCTGGAAGGGCGTGCGCGAGCGCTTCCGCCAGGCGCTGCTCGCCTCACGCCTGCTGGCCGTGGCCGGGGAATGGCAGCGCTCGCCGGAAGGGGTGACGCACCTGCTGGCGCGGCGGCTGGTCGACATGACGCCCTGGCTGGGCCGGCTGGCGACGAGTTCGCGCGATTTCCACTGA
- the dnaB gene encoding replicative DNA helicase: MSAIFSGGGARPDARGDDEVARLRIPPQSIEAEQSVLGGLLIDNGAWDRAGDLLNDGDFYRHEHQLIYGAIGKLINASKPADVITVYEQLQSLGKAEEVGGLAYLNQLAQSVPSAANLRRYAEIVRERKILRDLVATSDEIATNAFNPRGRAVSEILDEAEGKIFKIGEAGSRTKQGFQGMDTLVVQLIDRVTELAENGAEEVTGVRTGFFDLDRMTAGLQPGDLIVLAARPSMGKTAFALNIGEHVAVQEGLPVVVFSMEMGASQLALRMVGSLGRIDQSGLRTGRLRDDEWGRLTEAVDKLGKASVFIDESAALTPSELRARARRQARQCGQLGLIVVDYLQLMSGSSSNEENRATVIGEISRGLKSLAKELKCPVIALSQLNRSVETRTDKRPMMSDLRESGAIEQDADVIMFIYRDEYYNKDTKEPGVAEIIIGKQRNGPVGTVKLTFLKPLTKFDNLAPGSSGSDY, translated from the coding sequence ATGTCAGCCATTTTCTCCGGGGGCGGCGCGCGCCCTGATGCCCGCGGCGACGACGAGGTCGCCCGCCTGCGCATCCCGCCGCAATCCATCGAGGCCGAGCAGAGCGTGCTGGGGGGGCTGCTGATCGACAACGGCGCCTGGGACCGGGCCGGCGACCTGCTGAACGACGGCGATTTCTACCGCCACGAGCACCAGTTGATCTACGGTGCCATCGGCAAGCTGATCAACGCCAGCAAGCCGGCCGACGTGATCACCGTCTACGAGCAGCTGCAGTCGCTCGGCAAGGCCGAGGAGGTGGGCGGGCTGGCCTACCTGAACCAGCTCGCGCAGAGCGTGCCGAGCGCGGCCAACCTGCGCCGCTACGCCGAGATCGTGCGCGAGCGCAAGATCCTGCGCGACCTGGTTGCCACCAGCGATGAGATCGCCACCAACGCCTTCAACCCGCGCGGTCGCGCGGTCTCCGAGATTCTCGACGAGGCCGAGGGCAAGATCTTCAAGATCGGCGAGGCCGGCTCGCGCACCAAGCAGGGCTTCCAGGGCATGGACACCCTGGTCGTGCAGCTGATCGACCGCGTCACCGAGCTGGCCGAGAACGGCGCCGAGGAAGTGACCGGCGTGCGCACCGGCTTCTTCGACCTCGACCGCATGACCGCCGGCCTGCAGCCGGGCGACCTGATCGTGCTGGCGGCGCGCCCGTCGATGGGCAAGACCGCGTTCGCGCTCAACATCGGCGAGCACGTCGCGGTGCAGGAAGGCCTGCCGGTGGTGGTGTTCTCGATGGAAATGGGCGCCTCCCAGCTGGCGTTGCGGATGGTGGGTTCGCTCGGCCGCATCGACCAGTCGGGGCTACGCACCGGCCGGCTGCGTGATGACGAGTGGGGGCGTCTGACCGAGGCGGTCGACAAGCTCGGCAAGGCCAGCGTGTTCATCGACGAGAGCGCGGCGCTGACGCCGAGCGAACTGCGCGCCCGCGCCCGCCGTCAGGCGCGCCAGTGCGGCCAGCTCGGCCTGATCGTGGTCGACTACCTGCAGCTGATGAGCGGCTCCAGCTCGAACGAGGAGAACCGCGCCACCGTGATCGGCGAGATCTCGCGCGGCCTGAAGTCACTGGCCAAGGAACTGAAGTGCCCGGTGATCGCGCTGTCGCAGCTCAACCGCAGCGTCGAGACGCGCACCGACAAGCGGCCGATGATGAGCGACCTGCGCGAGTCGGGCGCGATCGAGCAGGATGCCGACGTCATCATGTTCATCTACCGCGACGAGTACTACAACAAGGACACCAAGGAGCCTGGTGTTGCCGAGATCATCATCGGCAAGCAGCGTAACGGCCCGGTCGGCACGGTGAAGCTCACCTTCCTGAAGCCCCTGACCAAGTTCGACAACCTCGCGCCGGGCAGTAGCGGCAGCGACTACTGA
- the imuA gene encoding translesion DNA synthesis-associated protein ImuA produces the protein MLLDPAATAPSPPPRGLASFMDRPGAALWRAGVLARPPLPTLSTGWPALDEQLPGGGWPASGLTELLAAPASGELALLVPWLRKLGQRQEAARETVWISPPGWPCLSALQALGLDGSRLLCLAPQTAIDAAWAAEQAVRAGSCAAVLWWSERPVTRPTLRRLHLAAQAGLTPLLSLQAPAARSLSSPAPLRLACQPLPGHALAVDVFKRRGPPMARPLQLALPWPASVRPASPLTGSPHDAVDRPLPAPAAAASSARFAHRA, from the coding sequence ATGCTCCTCGACCCCGCCGCCACCGCACCGTCGCCGCCACCGCGCGGCCTGGCCTCCTTCATGGACCGCCCCGGGGCCGCGCTATGGCGGGCCGGCGTGCTGGCTCGGCCGCCGCTGCCGACCCTTTCCACCGGATGGCCGGCGCTCGACGAGCAGTTGCCCGGCGGAGGCTGGCCCGCGAGCGGCCTCACCGAACTGCTGGCCGCGCCGGCCAGCGGCGAACTGGCGTTGCTGGTGCCGTGGCTGCGCAAACTGGGGCAGCGCCAGGAGGCCGCACGCGAAACGGTCTGGATCTCCCCGCCGGGCTGGCCTTGCCTGAGCGCGCTGCAGGCCCTCGGCCTGGACGGCTCACGGCTGCTGTGCCTGGCGCCGCAGACAGCGATCGATGCCGCCTGGGCCGCCGAGCAGGCGGTGCGCGCCGGCAGCTGCGCCGCCGTGCTGTGGTGGAGCGAACGGCCGGTGACCCGCCCCACGCTGCGCCGCCTGCACCTGGCCGCGCAAGCGGGTCTCACGCCCTTGCTGAGCCTGCAGGCGCCCGCGGCCCGCTCGCTGAGCAGCCCGGCGCCGCTGCGCCTGGCCTGTCAACCGCTGCCGGGCCATGCCCTGGCCGTCGACGTGTTCAAGCGCCGCGGCCCGCCGATGGCCCGCCCCCTGCAGCTGGCCCTGCCCTGGCCGGCATCGGTGCGCCCCGCGTCGCCGCTCACTGGGAGTCCTCACGATGCTGTGGATCGCCCTCTACCTGCCCCAGCTGCCGCTGCAAGCTCTGCCCGGTTCGCACACCGGGCTTGA
- a CDS encoding Y-family DNA polymerase produces MLWIALYLPQLPLQALPGSHTGLEAALPVAVTEQHMLLGANRAAHALGVRAGQSVATALSLLPQLVVFPRDRPREAALVERLALALAALTPHLSLIPDGVLLEVQSTLRLFGGIHALLHRAQALARTSGVQVRTGCAPTPGAAWLFATSGLARRHALQARSSAQQLDRLPVASLARLLPPSLHQSELLQALGIRTFRALRALPRAGLQRRLGVDLGRALDRCYGDAPDPRPWFVPPEHFLARRELLQRADEAAVLMAAVEALLPALRGWLQLRWQAVTVLALRLRHEHGREPCPDTRLRLQLSAPSRDIAQLALLWRERLQRHVLAAPVYELALELEAAVPHGGTPGELLPGPGRQDGEHAALLDRLTARLGSDHVRRWVPRADHRPEHAQRVRSVGEPPPAPFVTTAPAPTAPRPLWLLPLPLPLASDALGRPRHGGPLRVCSRAERIEAGWFDGALVRRDYHVAEGPDHRLRWIYREHPGDASSGGWFLHGWFG; encoded by the coding sequence ATGCTGTGGATCGCCCTCTACCTGCCCCAGCTGCCGCTGCAAGCTCTGCCCGGTTCGCACACCGGGCTTGAGGCCGCGCTGCCGGTAGCGGTGACCGAGCAGCACATGCTGCTCGGCGCCAACCGCGCGGCGCACGCCCTCGGGGTGCGAGCCGGGCAGAGCGTGGCCACGGCCTTGTCCCTGCTGCCGCAGCTCGTCGTGTTCCCGCGTGACCGGCCGCGCGAGGCCGCGCTGGTCGAGCGACTGGCCCTGGCGCTCGCTGCGCTCACGCCCCACCTGAGCCTCATTCCGGACGGGGTGCTGCTCGAAGTGCAGAGCACGCTGCGGCTGTTCGGCGGCATCCATGCGCTGCTGCACCGGGCACAAGCCCTGGCGCGCACGAGCGGGGTGCAGGTGCGGACGGGCTGTGCGCCCACCCCCGGCGCCGCCTGGCTGTTCGCCACCAGCGGCCTGGCCCGGCGACATGCACTGCAGGCCCGGAGCAGTGCGCAGCAGCTGGATCGGCTGCCGGTAGCGAGCCTGGCGCGTCTGCTGCCGCCCAGCCTCCACCAGAGCGAGTTGCTGCAGGCGCTGGGGATCCGGACCTTCAGGGCGCTGCGCGCGCTGCCACGTGCCGGTCTGCAGCGCCGGCTCGGCGTGGACCTGGGCCGGGCGCTCGACCGCTGCTATGGCGATGCCCCAGACCCGAGGCCGTGGTTCGTGCCGCCCGAGCACTTCCTGGCTCGACGCGAACTGCTGCAGCGCGCCGACGAGGCTGCGGTGCTGATGGCCGCCGTCGAGGCTCTGCTGCCGGCACTGCGCGGTTGGCTGCAGCTGCGCTGGCAGGCCGTCACGGTGCTGGCACTGAGACTGCGCCATGAGCACGGCCGCGAGCCCTGCCCCGACACCCGGCTGCGACTGCAGCTGTCGGCCCCGAGCCGCGACATCGCCCAGCTCGCGCTGCTGTGGCGCGAGCGCCTGCAGCGCCATGTGCTCGCCGCGCCGGTCTACGAGCTCGCGCTCGAACTGGAAGCCGCCGTGCCGCACGGCGGCACGCCTGGCGAGCTGCTGCCCGGACCAGGCCGGCAGGACGGCGAACACGCCGCGCTGCTTGACCGACTGACCGCGCGGCTGGGGAGTGATCACGTGCGGCGCTGGGTGCCGCGGGCCGATCACCGACCCGAGCACGCGCAGCGTGTCCGGTCGGTCGGCGAACCGCCCCCAGCGCCCTTTGTGACCACGGCGCCCGCTCCCACCGCCCCCCGACCACTCTGGTTGCTGCCGTTGCCGCTGCCGCTGGCCAGCGATGCCCTGGGCCGGCCGCGGCATGGTGGGCCCCTGCGGGTGTGCTCGCGGGCCGAGCGCATCGAGGCCGGCTGGTTCGACGGCGCGCTGGTGCGGCGCGATTACCACGTGGCCGAGGGCCCCGACCACCGGCTGCGCTGGATCTACCGCGAGCACCCCGGCGACGCCTCGTCGGGGGGCTGGTTCCTGCACGGCTGGTTCGGGTGA
- the rpsF gene encoding 30S ribosomal protein S6 codes for MRHYEIVLLIHPDQSEQVPAMLERYKGLVTAAGGKVHRVEDWGRRQLAYLINKLAKAHYLCLNIECSKETLLELETGFKFNDAVLRHLTVVKSKAETAPSIMMKAVEREESRKAPQPQEAAA; via the coding sequence ATGCGTCATTACGAAATCGTCCTGCTGATCCACCCGGATCAAAGCGAGCAGGTTCCGGCCATGCTGGAACGCTACAAGGGCCTGGTCACCGCTGCCGGTGGCAAGGTGCACCGCGTCGAGGATTGGGGTCGCCGCCAACTGGCCTACCTGATCAACAAGCTCGCGAAGGCGCACTACCTGTGCCTCAACATCGAGTGCAGCAAGGAAACGCTGCTCGAGCTCGAGACCGGCTTCAAGTTCAACGACGCCGTGCTGCGCCACCTCACGGTGGTCAAGAGCAAGGCCGAGACCGCGCCCTCGATCATGATGAAGGCCGTCGAGCGTGAGGAATCACGCAAGGCGCCGCAGCCGCAGGAAGCCGCTGCCTGA
- a CDS encoding VC_2705 family sodium/solute symporter — protein sequence MAGITPNAAAAGSSRAANAAFKSQLNKVYTWYTGGFIAFVIVLAVLEQMGLPRSYIGFIFLLATVALYAGIGIMSRTTDAAEYYVAGRRVPAVYNGMATGADWMSAASFIGMAGTLYLTGYGGLAFIMGWTGGYCLVALFLAPYLRKFGQFTIPDFLGERYGGNLARFIGIFAAILCSFTYVVAQIYGVGLITARLSGLAFEIGVFVGLGGILVCSFLGGMRAVTWTQVAQYIILIIAYMIPVVWLSVKQTSVPVPQAIYGAQLQKITAKEAQLKADPKELEVIAAFKQRAEGADAKLKDVPAAMAADKAAAEQKLADLKGANAPLADVQAAEKALAALPATEADAKKAYTAAKTANEARAKPLAGMPPHAQQYAGDPNGDEKAQKTFDDSRRNFLALVFCLMVGTAALPHILMRYYTTPSVKEARESVTWSLFFIFLLYFTAPALAVLVKFEVFNNVVGTPFDQLPAWIANWARVDPTLMSVTDINKDGILQLGEMKIGGDIIVLATPEIGGLPYVVSGMVAAGGLAAALSTADGLLLTIANALSHDLYYKMIDPNASTSRRVTISKILLLVVALAAAYVASQKPADILFLVSAAFSFAAAGFFPALVLGIFWKRASSAGAVLGMIAGLGTTMYYMVHNQPWLRGVFGITDPVSLWFGIQPISAATFGVPIGFAVIIIVSLFTPAPNKKVQELIEHVRYPNLRGDTVKSLGT from the coding sequence CCAACGCGGCCTTCAAGTCGCAACTTAACAAGGTCTACACCTGGTACACCGGTGGCTTCATCGCCTTCGTGATCGTGCTGGCGGTGCTGGAGCAGATGGGGCTGCCGCGCAGCTACATCGGCTTCATCTTCCTGCTGGCTACCGTGGCCCTGTATGCCGGCATCGGCATCATGAGCCGCACCACCGATGCGGCCGAGTACTACGTGGCGGGGCGCCGCGTGCCGGCGGTCTATAACGGCATGGCCACCGGTGCCGACTGGATGTCGGCCGCCTCGTTCATCGGGATGGCCGGCACGCTGTACCTCACCGGCTACGGCGGCCTGGCCTTCATCATGGGCTGGACCGGCGGCTACTGCCTGGTGGCGCTGTTCCTGGCGCCCTACCTGCGCAAGTTCGGGCAGTTCACCATTCCCGACTTCCTGGGTGAACGTTACGGCGGCAATCTGGCCCGGTTCATCGGCATCTTCGCGGCGATCCTGTGCTCGTTCACCTACGTGGTGGCGCAGATCTACGGCGTAGGGTTGATCACGGCACGCCTGAGCGGGCTGGCGTTCGAGATCGGGGTGTTCGTCGGCCTCGGTGGCATCCTGGTGTGCTCCTTCCTCGGCGGCATGCGCGCGGTCACCTGGACGCAGGTGGCGCAGTACATCATCCTGATCATCGCGTACATGATCCCTGTGGTTTGGCTGTCGGTGAAGCAGACGAGCGTGCCGGTGCCGCAGGCCATCTACGGCGCCCAACTGCAGAAGATCACCGCCAAGGAAGCTCAGCTCAAGGCCGACCCGAAGGAACTGGAGGTCATCGCCGCCTTCAAGCAGCGTGCCGAGGGCGCCGATGCCAAGTTGAAGGACGTGCCGGCCGCGATGGCAGCCGACAAGGCAGCGGCCGAGCAGAAGCTCGCCGACCTGAAGGGCGCGAATGCACCGCTGGCCGATGTGCAGGCGGCCGAGAAGGCGCTGGCTGCCTTGCCGGCAACGGAAGCCGATGCCAAGAAGGCCTACACGGCGGCGAAGACTGCGAACGAGGCGCGTGCCAAGCCCTTGGCCGGCATGCCACCCCACGCACAGCAGTACGCCGGCGACCCGAATGGCGACGAGAAGGCGCAGAAGACCTTCGACGATTCGCGTCGCAACTTCCTGGCGCTGGTGTTTTGCCTGATGGTCGGCACGGCCGCGCTGCCGCACATCCTGATGCGCTATTACACGACGCCTTCGGTCAAGGAGGCGCGCGAATCGGTGACGTGGTCGCTGTTCTTCATCTTCCTGCTTTACTTCACCGCGCCGGCGTTGGCCGTGCTGGTGAAGTTCGAGGTGTTCAACAACGTCGTCGGCACGCCGTTCGACCAGTTGCCCGCCTGGATCGCCAACTGGGCGCGGGTCGATCCGACGCTGATGTCGGTCACCGACATCAACAAGGACGGCATCCTGCAGCTCGGCGAGATGAAGATCGGCGGCGACATCATCGTGCTGGCCACGCCTGAGATCGGTGGCCTGCCGTACGTGGTGTCGGGCATGGTCGCCGCAGGCGGTCTGGCAGCGGCGCTGTCGACCGCGGACGGCCTGCTGCTCACGATCGCCAACGCGCTGTCGCACGACCTGTACTACAAGATGATCGATCCGAACGCGTCGACCTCCCGCCGCGTGACGATCTCCAAGATCCTCTTGCTGGTCGTGGCCCTGGCAGCGGCCTACGTGGCGTCGCAGAAGCCGGCGGACATCCTGTTCCTGGTGTCGGCGGCGTTCTCGTTCGCGGCGGCGGGCTTCTTCCCGGCCCTGGTGCTCGGCATCTTCTGGAAGCGTGCTTCCAGCGCCGGGGCCGTGCTGGGCATGATCGCCGGCCTGGGGACGACCATGTACTACATGGTCCACAACCAGCCCTGGCTGCGTGGCGTGTTCGGCATCACCGATCCCGTCAGCCTGTGGTTCGGCATCCAGCCGATCTCGGCGGCGACCTTCGGTGTGCCGATCGGTTTTGCGGTGATCATCATCGTGAGCCTGTTCACTCCGGCACCGAACAAGAAGGTGCAAGAGCTGATCGAGCACGTTCGCTATCCGAACCTGCGCGGCGACACGGTGAAGAGCCTGGGTACCTGA